In Lactobacillus sp. PV012, one genomic interval encodes:
- a CDS encoding ACT domain-containing protein, whose product MKAILSVIGEDKVGIIAKVSNVLAENNINILDVSQTIMEEDFVMMMSLALPKEVNIQKLNTIFEKLGNELNLEINVRNAKLYEAMHTLD is encoded by the coding sequence ATGAAAGCAATTTTATCAGTAATTGGAGAAGATAAGGTCGGCATAATTGCAAAAGTAAGTAATGTGTTAGCTGAAAATAATATTAATATTCTTGATGTTTCACAAACTATCATGGAAGAAGATTTTGTAATGATGATGTCATTAGCTTTACCTAAAGAAGTAAATATTCAAAAATTAAATACAATTTTTGAAAAGTTAGGTAATGAGTTAAACTTGGAAATTAATGTTAGAAATGCCAAGCTCTATGAAGCAATGCATACATTAGATTAG
- a CDS encoding HIT family protein — MAELQEDCLFCKIIRKEIPSYTVFENDDIKVFLDISQVTRGHVLLVPKKHLVNFFDYSQEDAAKFLQYIPKIANAVKNSNPDIKGVNVIANNGEAAGQVVMHSHIHFIPRYENDNVDLPHANNASQYNDKDYLAVANSIKKHLN, encoded by the coding sequence ATGGCTGAATTACAAGAAGATTGTTTATTTTGCAAAATAATTCGTAAAGAAATTCCTTCTTATACTGTCTTTGAAAATGACGACATTAAGGTATTTCTTGATATTTCACAAGTTACCAGAGGACATGTTTTATTAGTTCCTAAAAAACACCTTGTTAATTTTTTTGACTATAGTCAAGAAGATGCAGCTAAGTTTTTACAATATATTCCTAAAATTGCTAATGCAGTTAAAAATTCAAATCCTGACATTAAAGGAGTTAATGTAATAGCAAATAACGGCGAAGCAGCAGGACAAGTTGTAATGCATTCGCATATTCATTTTATTCCACGCTATGAAAACGATAATGTGGACTTGCCACACGCAAACAATGCTAGTCAATATAATGATAAAGATTATCTCGCAGTAGCAAATAGTATCAAAAAGCACCTCAATTAG
- a CDS encoding YtxH domain-containing protein: MFPFLLGVVSGGLVGAAASFVKNPSTDEPIREDIRKHAEELKESCAAVKNNYQ; this comes from the coding sequence ATGTTTCCATTTTTATTAGGTGTCGTTTCTGGTGGTCTAGTTGGTGCAGCAGCATCCTTTGTCAAAAATCCTTCAACTGACGAACCAATTCGTGAAGATATTCGTAAACATGCTGAAGAGCTAAAAGAATCTTGCGCTGCAGTCAAAAATAACTACCAATAA
- a CDS encoding 3'-5' exoribonuclease YhaM family protein produces MLRRRLLDYHDGEEMDIVVLIKDAQLRPSKNGKQYLLLHFCDSSGIIRGNFWNATSQDADRYVPGTLVELNGKREEYQDHPQIRIYSMRLVDEHEGYKLEEFVKSAPIAQQQLKTDIENKIAEIKNENWHAIVQYLINKWGEKFYSYPAAKSNHHAVKNGLAFHTQSMLKDAEALANNYPQVNKELLYAGCILHDMGKVIELSGVMGTTYTPEGNLIGHLVLIDEEIILAANELGLDPHCEDIMLLRHMVISHHGLPEYGAARRPFLLEAELLHKIDDLDASIYAITNALQQTEPGKFSEMVFSKENRKFYRPKFNTSLNNIDNLE; encoded by the coding sequence ATGTTAAGAAGACGCCTATTAGATTATCATGATGGCGAGGAAATGGATATTGTAGTGTTAATCAAAGATGCCCAATTACGTCCGAGCAAAAATGGTAAACAATATTTATTACTCCATTTTTGTGATAGTAGTGGCATAATTAGAGGAAATTTTTGGAATGCGACCAGTCAAGATGCTGATAGATATGTCCCTGGTACTTTAGTAGAATTGAATGGAAAAAGAGAAGAATATCAAGATCATCCTCAAATAAGAATCTATAGTATGCGCCTTGTAGATGAGCATGAAGGTTATAAGTTAGAAGAATTCGTAAAAAGTGCACCAATTGCCCAACAACAACTTAAAACAGATATAGAAAATAAAATCGCAGAAATTAAAAATGAAAATTGGCATGCAATTGTTCAGTATTTAATAAATAAGTGGGGTGAAAAATTTTACTCTTACCCAGCTGCTAAGTCTAACCACCATGCTGTTAAAAATGGCTTGGCCTTTCATACTCAGTCCATGCTTAAGGATGCTGAAGCTTTGGCAAATAACTATCCGCAAGTTAATAAAGAGCTCTTATATGCAGGTTGTATTTTACATGATATGGGGAAAGTGATTGAACTTTCTGGTGTGATGGGGACAACTTATACACCAGAAGGAAATTTAATTGGTCATTTAGTTTTAATTGATGAAGAAATCATATTAGCTGCTAATGAATTAGGATTAGACCCCCATTGTGAAGACATTATGTTATTGCGTCACATGGTAATTAGCCATCATGGCTTGCCAGAATATGGAGCAGCCAGGCGACCTTTTTTGCTAGAAGCAGAGTTGCTTCATAAAATTGATGATTTAGATGCAAGCATTTATGCTATTACAAATGCTTTGCAACAAACTGAACCGGGTAAATTTAGTGAGATGGTTTTTTCTAAAGAAAATAGAAAGTTTTATCGGCCAAAGTTCAATACTAGTTTGAATAATATAGATAATTTAGAATAA
- a CDS encoding AAA family ATPase — protein sequence MKLTKINILNFGKLSNINFELTNNLSIFEGNNEAGKSTTVAFIKQILFGFYLKTRHTSFFENYEPKENKGLMGGSLTFKDGENEFELTRTYKKGDSKKGNLVVNLNGEQIPENVFFDRLQNIDGDFYTDSFIFNQDLLRQVTSLDEEQLLERIYFLGAAESNKFLQLRDSFKKESELLFKKKGRKPEINQLLTQIEEQKVKLSGLDQEFENYRNLENELNTQAKNKRKLTDEAEALQKQQLKYGHLNTQLENYRSYQELEEKKEKVNFSPEALQDAKNLEVQLETLKNNLAQLINNQAINEKNDLDQLDELEKVLNKRVNYLQWKSILTKDEQNISQAKNKIAQIKEYNPEIQKILSLSPQQRKDLKKEYDFFQKQSSDNYGNQEKYLTMFGLTLSVLGILLALTISPACWLLVLFGGASLGYGYFQKRKRDDQKLEFEEKYNLDPSKIALDLLLSKVLEVSALEDDIAQTNLEINQVNTQLTNYLAKLGYLSKKEVTPSNAEFILDELSTKINSFSKSQQLAQEQERQIFLLKNKINEYEKKLNDLLLSNKVSSIKQLEELGQKVSAQEEIQVKEKALANLLKEDLETLQEINSNLPAFREKQEEVGKKLKAVKQQLEQEETKLAEIKVEMSSLATSDKLFQEKQKLANLKTQVKEKSTEYLADLLVSAWISRGLDLASNERFPKMLNNARNYFKLLTGEQYINIEIGKKIKVKNKNGKKFEAEFLSRGTREQLYFALKLAFVEQVYDKIALPILIDDAFVNFDEQRTEYIIELLKKLTQKAQVLIFTQKKQLGKALGIEVLNFKKKEV from the coding sequence ATGAAACTGACTAAAATTAATATTTTAAATTTTGGGAAATTAAGTAACATAAATTTTGAATTAACGAATAATCTTTCAATTTTTGAAGGAAATAATGAAGCAGGTAAGAGTACTACAGTAGCTTTTATTAAACAAATTCTCTTTGGCTTTTATTTAAAAACTCGTCATACTAGTTTCTTTGAAAATTATGAACCTAAAGAAAATAAAGGACTGATGGGGGGATCACTGACTTTTAAAGATGGTGAGAATGAATTTGAACTGACGAGAACTTATAAAAAGGGTGATAGCAAGAAGGGGAATTTAGTAGTTAATTTAAATGGGGAACAAATCCCAGAAAATGTTTTTTTTGACCGCCTGCAAAACATAGATGGAGATTTTTATACAGACAGTTTCATTTTTAATCAAGATTTATTACGGCAAGTGACCAGTTTAGATGAGGAACAGTTACTTGAAAGAATTTACTTCCTAGGAGCAGCAGAGAGCAATAAGTTTTTGCAATTAAGAGATTCCTTCAAAAAGGAAAGTGAGCTTTTATTTAAAAAAAAGGGGCGTAAGCCAGAAATTAATCAATTATTAACTCAGATAGAAGAGCAAAAAGTGAAGCTCAGCGGATTGGACCAAGAGTTTGAAAATTATCGTAATTTAGAAAATGAACTAAATACGCAGGCAAAAAATAAAAGAAAACTAACCGATGAAGCAGAAGCACTCCAAAAACAGCAGCTTAAGTATGGTCATTTAAATACCCAACTGGAAAACTATAGAAGTTACCAAGAATTAGAAGAGAAAAAAGAAAAAGTCAATTTTTCTCCTGAAGCTTTGCAAGATGCTAAAAATCTAGAAGTACAATTAGAAACTTTAAAAAACAATCTAGCTCAATTGATAAATAACCAAGCTATAAATGAGAAAAATGATTTAGATCAGCTTGATGAGCTTGAAAAGGTTTTAAATAAAAGAGTTAATTATTTACAGTGGAAGAGTATTTTGACAAAGGATGAGCAAAATATTAGCCAGGCAAAAAATAAAATAGCTCAAATTAAAGAATATAATCCTGAAATTCAAAAAATTCTCTCTTTAAGTCCCCAGCAGCGAAAAGATTTAAAGAAAGAGTATGACTTTTTTCAAAAGCAGAGTAGTGATAACTATGGGAATCAAGAAAAATACTTAACAATGTTTGGTTTAACTTTAAGTGTTTTGGGGATTTTATTAGCTTTAACAATTTCTCCAGCTTGTTGGTTACTTGTACTTTTTGGTGGAGCAAGCTTAGGCTATGGCTATTTTCAAAAAAGAAAAAGGGATGATCAAAAGCTAGAGTTTGAAGAAAAGTATAATTTAGATCCAAGTAAAATTGCTTTAGATCTTCTGTTAAGTAAAGTACTTGAAGTTTCTGCCTTAGAAGATGACATTGCCCAAACTAATCTTGAAATCAACCAAGTTAACACCCAACTTACTAACTACTTAGCAAAATTAGGATATCTAAGTAAAAAAGAAGTGACACCTTCTAATGCAGAATTTATCCTCGATGAATTATCAACAAAGATAAACTCTTTTAGTAAGAGTCAACAATTAGCCCAGGAGCAAGAACGACAGATTTTTCTTTTAAAAAATAAAATTAATGAATATGAAAAGAAGTTAAATGATTTACTTTTGAGTAATAAGGTTAGCTCAATTAAGCAACTAGAAGAATTAGGGCAAAAAGTTAGTGCCCAAGAAGAAATCCAAGTAAAAGAAAAAGCCTTGGCTAATTTATTAAAAGAAGATTTGGAAACTTTACAAGAAATAAATTCAAATTTACCAGCATTTCGAGAAAAACAAGAAGAAGTAGGTAAAAAATTGAAGGCAGTAAAGCAACAATTGGAGCAAGAAGAAACAAAGTTAGCTGAAATCAAAGTTGAAATGAGTAGTTTGGCCACTTCAGATAAACTTTTCCAAGAAAAGCAAAAATTAGCTAACTTAAAAACTCAAGTAAAAGAAAAAAGTACTGAATATTTAGCTGATTTATTGGTATCAGCTTGGATTTCTCGTGGTTTGGACTTAGCTTCTAATGAACGTTTTCCAAAGATGTTAAACAATGCTCGAAATTACTTTAAATTATTAACAGGAGAGCAATATATCAACATTGAGATTGGAAAAAAGATTAAGGTTAAAAATAAAAATGGTAAAAAATTTGAGGCGGAGTTTTTATCTAGAGGTACTAGAGAACAACTATATTTTGCTTTAAAATTAGCATTTGTAGAACAAGTTTATGATAAAATTGCTTTACCAATTTTAATTGATGATGCCTTTGTTAACTTTGACGAGCAAAGAACAGAGTATATTATTGAACTCTTGAAAAAGCTTACTCAGAAAGCACAGGTACTTATTTTTACGCAAAAGAAACAATTAGGAAAAGCTTTGGGGATAGAAGTTTTAAATTTTAAAAAGAAAGAAGTGTAG
- a CDS encoding peptidylprolyl isomerase PrsA, translating to MKLKNTWKKAAAVVAFAGVALTATACSNDKTVVSYKGGKITQSQYYDKMKESQAGQSTLANMIISDALESQYGKYVSQKQVNAQYDKYKKQYGSQFNSILEQNGLTASGFKDNLKTNLLTEAALKHIKTISKSQEEKAWKDYQPKVEVQQILVSKKSTAEEVIQKLNDGESFKSLAKKYSTDTATKNDAGKLPAFDSTDTSLDSTFKKAAFKLKTGEYTTTPVKTQYGYHIIKMIKHPAKGTLKEHKKEIDNQIYNSMAQDQSVMKSVIATVLKRADVSIKDNDLKNVLSQYVSTGSTTSSTTSSSK from the coding sequence ATGAAGTTAAAAAACACATGGAAAAAAGCAGCTGCTGTTGTAGCATTCGCAGGTGTGGCCCTAACTGCTACTGCTTGTTCAAATGACAAAACTGTTGTTAGCTACAAAGGCGGTAAAATTACTCAGAGTCAATATTACGATAAGATGAAAGAATCCCAAGCTGGACAATCTACCTTAGCTAATATGATTATTTCTGATGCATTAGAAAGTCAATACGGCAAATATGTTTCTCAAAAGCAAGTTAATGCCCAATACGATAAATATAAAAAGCAGTACGGTTCTCAATTTAATTCAATTTTAGAACAAAACGGCCTTACTGCTTCTGGATTTAAGGACAACTTAAAGACAAACTTATTAACTGAAGCTGCATTAAAGCATATTAAGACAATTTCTAAGTCACAAGAAGAAAAGGCTTGGAAAGATTACCAACCTAAGGTTGAAGTACAACAAATCTTAGTTTCAAAGAAAAGTACTGCTGAAGAAGTTATTCAAAAGCTAAACGATGGCGAAAGCTTCAAATCCTTGGCTAAGAAGTACTCAACTGATACTGCTACTAAGAATGATGCCGGTAAATTACCAGCATTTGATTCAACAGATACTAGTTTAGACTCAACTTTCAAGAAAGCAGCCTTTAAGCTTAAAACTGGTGAATACACTACTACTCCAGTTAAAACTCAATATGGTTACCACATCATTAAGATGATTAAGCACCCTGCTAAGGGAACCTTAAAGGAACACAAGAAAGAAATTGATAACCAAATTTACAACTCAATGGCACAAGACCAAAGTGTAATGAAGAGTGTTATCGCAACTGTCTTAAAACGTGCTGATGTTTCAATTAAGGACAACGACTTAAAGAACGTTTTATCACAATATGTATCAACTGGTTCAACTACTTCAAGTACAACTAGTTCAAGCAAATAA
- a CDS encoding metallophosphoesterase family protein, whose product MKFIHLSDAHLDSPFLGLSFLPFNQLNAIKNSSNESFHKAVTIAIEEEVDLFLIAGDTFDSVTPSPKSQLFLLQELERLINNKIQIVMILGNHDYLSPQKMLLPQNPYFKLLGANQEVETFKGNTQTGFSYQVHGFSYQKNHIHKDMVENFPVKDPNSFNIGLMHAQEERNQVGADVYAPFKLSDLKNLAYDYFALGHIHKRQNLSQQPLIAYSGNIQGRHINERGPKGISLVTVDEQTNQASIEFIKTSKLEWKLLEIKIPHPLKPQELFELIEMNINQNISSQNLVGIKLKGSEFLTEEQEELLREGDALKEISQKLKFNSALVKVYFQVSESIQLNPADKDAFQEAQKEILTKEKLAELSKSLVTKGDWINEMVNKQDFLDEVTELAQVKLGQKLKDKINETD is encoded by the coding sequence ATGAAATTTATTCATCTTTCAGATGCACATTTAGATAGTCCTTTTTTAGGGCTATCTTTTTTGCCTTTTAACCAATTAAATGCCATCAAAAACAGTAGTAATGAATCATTCCACAAAGCCGTTACAATTGCCATTGAGGAAGAAGTAGATTTGTTTTTAATTGCTGGAGATACGTTTGATTCTGTTACTCCAAGTCCTAAGAGTCAGCTATTTTTATTGCAAGAGTTAGAGCGACTCATTAATAATAAAATTCAAATAGTAATGATTTTAGGAAATCATGATTATCTTTCTCCGCAAAAAATGTTATTGCCCCAAAATCCCTATTTTAAATTATTGGGTGCTAATCAAGAGGTTGAAACTTTCAAAGGCAATACGCAAACAGGCTTTTCTTATCAAGTTCATGGTTTTTCTTATCAAAAAAATCATATTCACAAAGATATGGTAGAGAACTTTCCTGTTAAAGATCCAAATAGTTTCAATATTGGTCTGATGCATGCTCAAGAAGAGAGAAATCAAGTAGGGGCAGATGTTTATGCTCCCTTTAAATTAAGTGATTTAAAAAACTTAGCCTATGATTATTTTGCGCTTGGCCATATTCATAAACGTCAGAATTTAAGTCAGCAGCCATTGATTGCTTATAGTGGAAATATTCAAGGGCGTCACATTAATGAAAGAGGACCAAAAGGAATTAGTTTGGTCACTGTTGATGAACAAACTAACCAAGCAAGTATTGAATTTATAAAAACAAGCAAGCTTGAATGGAAATTATTAGAAATAAAAATTCCTCATCCCTTAAAGCCACAGGAGCTATTTGAATTAATTGAGATGAATATTAATCAAAATATTTCTAGTCAAAACCTAGTGGGAATCAAATTAAAGGGAAGTGAATTTCTAACCGAGGAACAAGAAGAATTGCTTCGTGAAGGGGATGCCTTAAAGGAAATCTCACAGAAATTAAAGTTTAATTCGGCTCTAGTAAAAGTTTATTTTCAAGTAAGTGAGAGTATACAATTAAATCCAGCAGATAAAGATGCTTTTCAGGAGGCCCAAAAGGAAATCCTGACTAAAGAAAAGTTAGCTGAACTTTCAAAAAGTTTAGTTACCAAAGGAGACTGGATTAATGAAATGGTTAATAAGCAAGATTTTTTGGATGAAGTAACAGAATTAGCACAGGTGAAATTGGGTCAGAAATTAAAGGATAAGATAAATGAAACTGACTAA
- a CDS encoding ABC transporter permease has product MNELIKKRQQANLKRQMRYLSLVFNDFFILALILMFGALMFWYAQNIKNWPNNLWFYKPLLAVIWTIVISIGHLATLFQKADTHFLYMQDEYMHAYLKPMIRRSMVLPTILLLLVSGILYPFAILRVQIPVASYIFLVIGLILTKYVQLKLIARSLYFNKTKIYNFWLFELVVLLVLWLSLNNSPYIYFFLAVIAAVGVNYLPTGKVFNWYYAVDLEEKRRDSQDNFYSMFTDVADKKIKISRRKYLDFLINHQKQTPNTFLYQRALLRDPEYSNLLIRMAVFSLLLSWILQSYAWSSVLGALVLFLTLYQLIPLGTVYEHNMMYHVQPIPLKNRGKALARVLKKGMLIEWFVISMGIVIFSPEKVNALISVVALLLFVFIILYAYLPMKIEKLFKKIRY; this is encoded by the coding sequence ATGAATGAGTTAATAAAAAAGCGCCAGCAAGCTAATTTAAAGCGCCAAATGCGTTATTTGAGTTTAGTGTTTAATGATTTCTTTATTTTAGCGTTGATTTTAATGTTTGGTGCTTTAATGTTTTGGTATGCACAAAACATTAAAAATTGGCCTAATAATCTTTGGTTTTACAAACCATTACTAGCAGTTATTTGGACAATTGTAATTAGCATTGGGCATCTAGCAACACTTTTTCAAAAAGCGGATACGCACTTTCTCTATATGCAAGATGAGTACATGCATGCCTATTTGAAGCCAATGATTAGAAGGAGTATGGTTTTACCCACAATTCTCTTGCTTTTGGTTTCGGGGATTCTCTATCCATTTGCGATTTTACGGGTGCAGATACCTGTTGCATCTTATATCTTTTTAGTAATTGGTTTAATTTTAACAAAATATGTTCAATTGAAGCTAATTGCGCGTAGTCTTTACTTTAATAAAACCAAAATTTATAATTTTTGGTTATTTGAATTAGTTGTTTTGCTTGTTTTATGGTTAAGTTTAAATAATTCTCCTTATATTTATTTCTTCTTAGCAGTAATTGCAGCAGTTGGAGTAAATTATTTGCCAACGGGGAAAGTATTTAACTGGTACTATGCAGTTGATTTGGAAGAAAAACGACGTGATAGTCAAGATAATTTTTATAGTATGTTTACGGATGTGGCTGATAAAAAAATCAAAATTTCACGGAGAAAATATTTGGATTTTCTTATTAATCATCAAAAGCAAACTCCCAATACTTTTTTATATCAGAGAGCATTATTACGTGATCCAGAATATAGCAATTTATTGATTAGAATGGCAGTTTTTTCACTGCTATTGTCGTGGATTTTGCAAAGTTACGCTTGGAGTAGTGTTTTAGGTGCCTTGGTTTTGTTTTTAACTTTATATCAATTAATTCCTTTAGGTACAGTCTATGAACATAATATGATGTACCATGTTCAACCGATCCCGCTTAAAAATAGAGGTAAAGCCTTAGCAAGAGTCTTGAAAAAGGGGATGCTAATTGAATGGTTTGTAATTAGTATGGGTATCGTAATTTTTTCACCAGAAAAAGTAAATGCTTTAATTAGTGTAGTTGCATTATTGCTATTTGTCTTTATAATTCTTTATGCATACTTGCCAATGAAGATTGAAAAATTATTTAAAAAAATTAGATACTAA
- a CDS encoding PFL family protein, translating to MDSQQIYETSHMISSENLDVRTITMGISLLDCIDSDSTRACEKIYDKITTKAKDLVKVGQEIESEYGIPIANKRITITPISLIAAASGDKDYVKYAKTLDKAAKTLGVDFIGGFSALVQKGFQEGDKILINSLPQALSETNYVCASVNVGSTRSGINMDAVKSMGEIIVKSAQLDYMTNTKLVVFCNAVEDNPFMAGGFHGVSEPDCVINVGVSGPGVVKTALEKVKGQSMDVVAETIKKTAFKVTRMGQLVGSVAAKKLNVPFGIVDLSLAPTAAAGDSVAEVLEEIGVSQVGAHGTTAALAMLNDAVKKGGLMACSHVGGLSGAFIPVSEDAGMIKAVENGMLNIAKLEAMTAVCSVGLDMIAIPGDTPAETISGMIADEAAIGMINNKTTAVRVIPVPGKKIGDNVEFGGLLGHAPIMAVSNADSSVMVNRGGLIPAPVHSFKN from the coding sequence ATGGATTCACAACAAATTTATGAAACTAGTCATATGATTAGTAGTGAAAATCTTGATGTTCGGACAATTACAATGGGAATTTCACTTCTTGACTGTATCGACAGTGATAGTACCCGAGCATGTGAAAAAATTTATGACAAAATTACTACTAAGGCAAAAGATTTAGTAAAAGTGGGCCAAGAAATAGAAAGTGAATATGGAATTCCAATTGCTAATAAAAGAATTACGATAACACCAATTTCTTTAATTGCTGCAGCTAGTGGAGATAAGGACTATGTGAAGTATGCCAAAACTTTAGATAAGGCTGCTAAAACATTAGGCGTTGACTTTATTGGTGGATTTAGTGCGCTAGTCCAAAAAGGATTTCAAGAAGGAGATAAGATCTTAATTAACTCACTTCCCCAAGCTTTAAGTGAAACTAACTATGTTTGTGCCTCTGTTAATGTGGGTTCTACGAGGAGTGGAATTAACATGGATGCAGTAAAAAGCATGGGTGAGATAATAGTTAAGAGCGCACAATTAGACTATATGACAAATACTAAATTGGTGGTATTTTGTAATGCAGTTGAGGATAATCCTTTTATGGCTGGAGGTTTTCACGGAGTTAGTGAGCCTGATTGTGTAATTAACGTCGGTGTTTCAGGCCCTGGGGTAGTTAAAACTGCTTTAGAAAAAGTTAAAGGTCAATCAATGGATGTAGTAGCCGAAACAATTAAGAAAACTGCTTTTAAAGTTACTAGAATGGGTCAACTGGTTGGTAGTGTCGCTGCAAAAAAATTAAATGTTCCTTTTGGAATAGTTGATCTCTCTCTTGCACCAACTGCTGCAGCAGGTGATTCAGTAGCTGAAGTACTTGAAGAAATAGGAGTTTCACAAGTAGGAGCACATGGCACCACGGCTGCTTTAGCAATGCTAAATGATGCTGTTAAAAAGGGTGGTTTAATGGCTTGCAGTCATGTTGGTGGATTATCAGGAGCATTTATTCCAGTTTCTGAGGATGCAGGAATGATTAAAGCAGTGGAAAACGGGATGTTAAATATTGCAAAATTAGAAGCAATGACAGCTGTTTGTTCTGTAGGGCTTGATATGATTGCAATTCCCGGGGATACTCCTGCTGAAACTATCAGTGGAATGATTGCTGATGAGGCAGCTATTGGAATGATCAACAATAAAACAACTGCTGTAAGAGTGATCCCTGTACCTGGTAAAAAGATAGGGGATAATGTTGAATTTGGAGGATTATTGGGCCATGCACCAATTATGGCTGTCAGCAATGCAGACAGTAGCGTAATGGTTAACCGTGGTGGTTTAATTCCCGCTCCAGTTCATAGTTTTAAAAATTAA
- a CDS encoding ABC transporter ATP-binding protein translates to MALKIENLSGGYSGITVIHDINLTIEPGQAIGLIGLNGAGKSTTIKHLLGLLRMQKGTIELNGVNLTQSPTKFKKMIAYIPETPILYPELTLKEHLELVILTYGLDKNKVWDRAVQLCKMFRLDNKLDWLPTNFSKGMQQKVMIVCAFLANPDLLVIDEPFTGLDPLAVANFIDLVKQATANQKMVLMTTHVLAEAQEAVQKFAVLNDGSIQTIGDLKQIREFYGLKPSDSFDRLYQVLNQEQNKHE, encoded by the coding sequence ATGGCTTTAAAAATTGAAAATTTATCTGGAGGCTACAGTGGAATTACTGTAATTCATGATATTAATTTAACAATTGAACCTGGACAAGCAATTGGTTTGATTGGATTAAATGGTGCTGGTAAATCAACAACCATTAAGCACTTATTAGGTTTACTAAGAATGCAAAAAGGAACAATAGAATTAAATGGGGTAAATTTAACTCAAAGTCCTACTAAATTTAAAAAAATGATTGCTTATATTCCAGAAACGCCAATCTTATATCCAGAATTAACCCTTAAAGAGCATTTAGAACTCGTAATTTTAACTTATGGTTTAGATAAAAATAAAGTTTGGGACCGAGCAGTGCAACTTTGTAAAATGTTTAGATTAGACAATAAGTTGGATTGGTTGCCAACAAACTTTTCTAAAGGGATGCAGCAAAAAGTAATGATTGTGTGTGCTTTTTTGGCTAATCCAGATTTATTAGTTATTGATGAACCTTTTACAGGACTAGATCCTTTAGCGGTTGCAAACTTCATTGATTTGGTAAAACAAGCAACTGCTAATCAAAAAATGGTCTTAATGACAACGCATGTCTTAGCAGAAGCCCAAGAAGCAGTTCAAAAGTTTGCGGTTTTAAATGATGGCAGTATTCAGACAATTGGCGATTTAAAACAAATTAGAGAATTTTACGGCTTAAAGCCGAGTGATTCGTTTGACCGCTTGTACCAAGTTTTAAATCAGGAGCAAAATAAGCATGAATGA
- a CDS encoding YlbF family regulator produces MASILDTANQVGEALKQTDEFKALQEAINAVKADPATSDLYKRMEKLQQNIMAAQQANQPISEELQKEYQEINAAIEKNDLLKDMITKEQGVFNILNDVQQVYTKPLNELYSTLKEEK; encoded by the coding sequence ATGGCAAGTATTTTAGATACAGCAAATCAAGTCGGAGAAGCATTAAAGCAAACTGATGAATTTAAGGCTTTACAAGAAGCAATAAATGCTGTTAAGGCAGATCCAGCTACTTCAGATCTTTACAAGCGGATGGAAAAATTACAACAAAACATTATGGCTGCTCAACAAGCTAACCAACCAATTAGTGAAGAACTTCAAAAAGAATACCAAGAAATTAATGCAGCTATTGAAAAAAATGACTTATTAAAAGACATGATTACTAAAGAACAAGGCGTCTTTAATATTTTAAATGATGTTCAACAAGTTTACACTAAACCATTGAACGAATTATACAGTACTCTTAAAGAAGAAAAGTAA